One part of the bacterium genome encodes these proteins:
- the bioB gene encoding biotin synthase BioB — MFEHYAWLADRALAGEAPSESDAGWILDGEDVQLLPLLQAAFAPREKHFGRKVMVHVLNNVQNGLCPEDCGYCSQSKNSDAAIRKYPMKSDEEILAEAEAAARAGASRYCMVMSGRAATLAHTRKLAELIRTVKETYPIEVCVSPGLINEEQARILADAGLDRLNHNLNTSQSHYPDVCSTHTYEERVETLRAAKKAGIQPCSGLIIGMGEESRDIVEVAFRLRELEVPSIPVNFLIPIDGNPVMEDGSLTPERCLRALALVRLINPTAEVRIAGGREGNIRSLGPLALWPANSLFVDGYLTTRGDNEIDTYRMIRDAGFEVDGNPAYDALHAETPEGEFRLRGGDGEILKPGIGRPTRGF; from the coding sequence ATGTTCGAACACTATGCATGGCTGGCGGATCGGGCCCTGGCTGGAGAGGCACCGTCGGAGAGCGACGCCGGTTGGATCCTGGACGGCGAGGACGTCCAACTCCTGCCCTTGTTGCAGGCGGCCTTCGCCCCGCGGGAGAAGCATTTCGGCCGCAAGGTGATGGTGCATGTGCTGAACAACGTGCAGAACGGCCTGTGCCCGGAGGATTGCGGCTACTGCTCCCAGTCGAAGAACTCGGATGCGGCGATTCGCAAGTACCCGATGAAGAGCGACGAGGAGATCCTGGCGGAAGCAGAAGCCGCCGCCCGGGCAGGGGCCTCGCGCTATTGCATGGTGATGTCGGGCAGGGCGGCAACCCTCGCACACACCCGCAAGCTGGCGGAGCTGATCCGCACGGTAAAGGAAACCTACCCGATCGAGGTCTGCGTCTCGCCGGGCCTGATCAACGAGGAACAGGCGCGCATCCTCGCCGACGCCGGCCTCGACCGATTGAACCACAACCTCAACACGAGCCAATCCCACTATCCGGATGTCTGCAGCACCCATACATACGAGGAGCGAGTGGAAACCCTGCGCGCTGCCAAGAAAGCCGGCATCCAGCCGTGCAGCGGGCTGATCATTGGGATGGGCGAGGAGAGCCGGGACATCGTCGAGGTCGCCTTTCGCTTGCGCGAGCTCGAGGTGCCGTCCATTCCCGTGAACTTCCTGATCCCGATCGATGGCAACCCGGTGATGGAAGATGGCAGCCTCACACCGGAGCGTTGCCTGCGAGCGCTGGCGCTGGTGCGGCTCATCAACCCGACCGCCGAAGTCCGCATCGCCGGCGGGCGAGAAGGCAACATCCGCAGCCTCGGTCCGCTGGCACTCTGGCCTGCGAACTCGCTCTTCGTCGACGGCTATCTCACGACCCGGGGTGACAACGAGATCGATACCTACCGGATGATTCGCGACGCGGGCTTCGAGGTAGACGGCAACCCTGCCTACGACGCACTGCATGCGGAAACACCGGAAGGCGAGTTCCGCTTGCGTGGTGGCGACGGCGAAATCCTGAAGCCCGGGATCGGGCGGCCCACCCGGGGCTTCTGA
- a CDS encoding class I SAM-dependent methyltransferase, whose amino-acid sequence MGLYDFYEQRLFPPILDRAMRKFGPQREETLAEAKGDVLEIGFGTGLNLRYYPDGVEKLSTVDPMDALQEKVQTRIDAVDFPVERHHLPADGALPFDQGRFDTVTVTWTLCTIPDAHAALKEMHRVLSPEGKLLFIEHGRSDDAKVASWQDRINPLWNVIGCGCNLNRKTGEMVERAGFQLERLEQLIEGPRVFATLYRGAALPKG is encoded by the coding sequence ATGGGTCTCTACGACTTCTACGAGCAGCGCCTCTTCCCCCCGATCCTCGACCGGGCGATGAGGAAATTCGGCCCCCAACGCGAGGAGACCTTGGCTGAAGCCAAGGGGGACGTCCTCGAGATCGGCTTCGGCACGGGCTTGAACCTCCGGTACTACCCGGATGGCGTGGAAAAGCTCTCTACAGTCGATCCGATGGACGCGCTCCAAGAGAAGGTCCAGACGCGCATCGACGCGGTGGACTTCCCGGTCGAACGTCACCATCTGCCCGCCGATGGCGCCCTGCCGTTCGACCAGGGCCGGTTCGATACGGTGACCGTCACCTGGACCCTGTGCACCATCCCGGACGCCCACGCCGCGCTGAAGGAGATGCACCGGGTACTCAGTCCGGAAGGCAAGCTCCTCTTCATCGAACACGGCCGCAGCGACGATGCGAAGGTCGCCAGCTGGCAAGACCGCATCAACCCGCTCTGGAACGTGATCGGCTGCGGCTGCAACCTGAACCGCAAGACGGGTGAAATGGTCGAGCGCGCCGGCTTCCAGCTCGAACGCCTCGAACAGCTGATCGAGGGCCCGCGCGTCTTCGCCACCCTCTACCGAGGCGCCGCTCTGCCCAAAGGCTGA
- the radA gene encoding DNA repair protein RadA, translating to MAKPRSVFCCTECGTQQPRWLGRCPGCGAWETLIEEPVAGDELVASLVAAQPDGAAGKAIPLADVDTDGAPRLPTGIAELDRVLGGGLVPGSVVLIGGEPGIGKSTLSLQLAAQIEQKAGRVLYVTGEESLEQVRLRAERLGEIPRSLMVLSETRVEALAGPWRDHSPAVVVVDSIQTSRTERIESAAGSVSQVRECAALLSATAKNHGTALVLVGHVTKEGTLAGPRVLEHLVDVVLNFEGDRSTPFRLLRASKNRFGSTQEVGIFTMGEKGLSAVENPSELFLAERRPGSPGSCIVPVMEGTRPVLLEVQALVAPAGYGTARRTCVGIDDARVALLLAVLDRHSEIDLLSCDVYVNVVGGVRVTEPAADLAVALAIASSRLDKAMPADVAACGEVGLGGEVRRVGRLDQRLREAGRLGFGRVLVPAAVAAEAPAVDGAFGVEDIGQAVRWLFENAVSRPGEQR from the coding sequence ATGGCCAAGCCGCGCTCCGTTTTTTGCTGTACCGAGTGCGGCACCCAGCAGCCCCGCTGGCTTGGGCGCTGCCCGGGCTGTGGGGCCTGGGAAACGCTGATCGAGGAGCCGGTGGCGGGTGACGAGCTGGTTGCCAGTCTGGTGGCGGCTCAACCTGACGGAGCCGCGGGGAAGGCCATCCCTCTGGCGGACGTGGATACCGACGGTGCCCCGCGCCTCCCCACCGGCATCGCCGAACTCGATCGCGTGCTCGGTGGTGGTCTGGTGCCGGGCTCGGTGGTGTTGATCGGCGGCGAGCCGGGGATCGGCAAGTCCACCCTTTCGTTGCAGCTTGCGGCCCAGATCGAACAGAAGGCCGGCCGGGTTCTGTATGTGACGGGTGAGGAGAGCCTCGAACAGGTGCGCTTGCGCGCCGAGCGCCTGGGCGAGATCCCCCGTTCCCTGATGGTTCTGTCGGAAACGCGGGTCGAGGCCTTGGCCGGGCCGTGGCGCGACCACAGCCCGGCCGTCGTCGTGGTCGATTCGATTCAGACCTCGCGGACGGAGCGGATCGAATCCGCCGCCGGTTCCGTTTCCCAGGTGCGAGAGTGCGCGGCGTTGCTCTCGGCGACGGCGAAGAACCACGGCACCGCGCTGGTGCTAGTCGGCCACGTGACCAAGGAAGGCACGCTGGCCGGGCCGCGCGTGCTCGAGCACCTGGTCGATGTCGTCCTGAACTTCGAAGGCGATCGCAGCACGCCATTTCGGCTGCTTCGCGCCAGCAAGAACCGTTTCGGCTCGACCCAGGAGGTCGGCATCTTCACCATGGGCGAAAAGGGTCTCAGCGCGGTGGAGAATCCCAGCGAGCTCTTCCTGGCCGAGCGTAGGCCGGGCTCGCCGGGCTCCTGCATCGTGCCCGTCATGGAAGGTACACGTCCTGTCCTGCTCGAGGTTCAAGCCCTCGTCGCGCCGGCGGGCTATGGCACGGCGCGTCGCACCTGCGTCGGCATCGATGACGCGCGCGTCGCGCTGTTGCTAGCGGTACTCGATCGCCACAGCGAAATCGATCTGTTGTCCTGTGACGTCTACGTCAACGTCGTTGGTGGCGTGCGCGTGACCGAACCCGCCGCAGATCTCGCGGTCGCCCTGGCCATCGCATCCAGTCGTCTCGACAAGGCCATGCCCGCGGATGTCGCGGCCTGTGGCGAAGTCGGGCTAGGCGGGGAGGTGCGGCGGGTGGGACGCCTCGACCAACGCCTGCGCGAGGCCGGCCGGCTTGGCTTCGGCCGCGTCCTGGTGCCTGCGGCGGTGGCTGCCGAAGCACCCGCGGTCGACGGTGCGTTTGGGGTCGAGGATATCGGCCAGGCGGTTCGTTGGCTCTTCGAGAACGCTGTTTCACGCCCAGGTGAACAACGGTAA